In Candidatus Manganitrophus morganii, the genomic window CCACTGAGCCGGGCGCCCGGTGGCTCCTTGCCCAGGCCGGCCGATTTGTCCCGGGAGAGCTTGAGATCGAGCAGGTCGATGGAACGCTTCTCGGCCCCCTTACTTTAAAAGGGGTCGCGTATGTAGATGAGACCCGCCGGCTCTCGATCGGAGCAGCCCGGCTCGCCTGGCGTCCGGCGCACCTGCTCAGCGGGGAGCTTTCGATCGAACTCCTGTCGATCGAGTGGGTCGATTATGAACAGGACGCCGAGGAAACCCCTCCCCCTGAAACGGGCGAGAGCGCTCTCCCGTCGATCGACCTTCCGATCCGGATCGTCGTCTCGAAGGCGACCCTGGACGACATCACCTTCACCTCGGACGATCAGACCGTCACGATCGACCATCTCGCGCTCGCCGGACGGATGGATGAACAGGGTCTTCGGATCGAATCGCTCCGAGTCGAAGCGCCTCAATTCGCCGTCTCGCTCTCCGGAAAGGTCGATCCGCGCGGAGCTTATCCCTTCGACCTCTCGGCCGACTGGTCCGCCGATCTCCTTCCGGACGCTTCGCTTCAAGGAAAGGGCGAGGCGAAGGGGACATTGGAAAAATTTGACCTTCGCCACCAACTGACCGCGCCTTTCTCTATCGACACACAAGGGACGGTCCGGCTGGAAGAGGGAACACCGGTGGTCGACCTAACCGGCTCCTGGAGCGACGTGCAGTGGCCTCTTACGGAAGAGGCAATGGTCGAAAGCAATCAGGGAACCTATCAGTTCAGCGGGCCGATGGACGATTATCGTTTCCGCCTTCAGGCCGACCTGCGCGGTCCGCAATTTCCCGAGACCCTCTTGGAAATCGAAGGGACCGGATCTGAAAAAATGGCGAACGTCCGTGAAGTGGCGGTCCGGACGCTCGATGGAAAGATCAACGGCAAAGGAGAAATCGCGTGGGCGCCGGAGGTCCGTTGGGCGCTCGCCCTCGATGGGTCAACCCTCAATCCGGGAGCGCGCTGGCCCGAATGGAACGGACGGATCACCTTCCATCTCAACACCGAAGGGAAATTGACCGACGCCGGTCCGGTTGGAACGTTTCAACTCGACGCGCTTCAGGGAGAACTTCGCGGCTACCCGGTCCGCGCGCAGGCCGATCTAAAGGTCGATGGGGAAACCTACGAAATTGAAGCGCTCGAACTTCACTCCGGATCGGCCCGTCTGACGGCCGCCGGGGAAATGTCCGGTCACTGGGACCTTCGCTGGAAAATTCAGGCCCCCGATCTCGCCGCCCTTCTCCCCGACGCCGGCGGAAGGCTCGCCGGCAGCGGACGGATTCGCGGCCCGCGATCCCTTCCGGCCATTTCGGCCGAGGTCCGCGGAGAAAGATTGCGATGGGCGGAGACGAAGATAAAGCAGCTGCGGCTGAAAGGATCGGTCGATCTTCAAGATGAAATGCCCTCTTCTATCGACATCGACGTTGAAGGGGTCGAAGCGGCCGGGGAGACGATCACCCGGATCGAGGTGGAAGGAAAGGGCCTCCTTTCGAGCCATGCCCTCCAGGCCGATGCCCGCACCCGCGATCAACGGGTCTTCCTTCGGATGGAGGGAGGCGTTGAGGGGAAACAATGGAAAGGGGCATTGAGACGATCGGCCTTGCAGGACAAAGCCTTCGGCAACTGGATTCTCGACGAACCGGTTCAGATGATCCTTTCGGCCGACGCGGCTGATGTCGAAACGGGATGCTGGCATCAGGAGGCGGCCCGATTCTGCATCGCCGGAGCGTGGCAGCAAGAGCAGGGGTGGCGGACGGAGGGGCGCGCGGAGCAGATCCCGCTCGATCTTATCAAACCGTGGCTTCCCCCCGAGACAACCCTCTCCAGCGCGCTCGATGGGGAGTGGCGCGCGAGCCAACGGGACGGCCGGCTTCAGTTCAAAACCAAATGGATTCCGCAACCGGGGACGTTGGTTTACAACGTGACCGAAGAGGAAACGCTCCGCTTCCCCTATCAGGACGGACTTTTTCAAGCGGAGCTGAACGAAAAGCGCCTTCTCGCCGAGGCCCGGCTGACCCTGACGGGACACGGCGGCCTTCAAGGCGTCGTCACCCTCTCCCCGTTCGATCTCGATGCCGATTGGCGGGAGGGCCGCCTTGACGGAACCGTGAAAGCGAACCTCGACCGGCTGGAGCCGATCACGGCACTCATCCCGAACGTGACACAATCCGGAGGGAAACTGCGGATCAATTTCGCTCTGGGAGGGAGCCCAACCGATCCTCAAGTTACCGGTGAAGCGACCCTGCAGGGAGGGACGGTTCGGATTGCGGCGCTCGGGATCACGCTCGATCCCCTCCGCCTGGAGATTCGAAGCCGGGACCCGGGAACGCTTCTCATCGATGCGGAAGCCGGATCGGGTCCCGGCCGGATCAACGTGAATGGAACAATCGCGATCGATCCCGACCGAGGCTGGCCGGCGCGACTTTCGATCCACGGCGAGCGGTTTGAAGCGGTCGATCTGCCGGAGGTGCATCTTCTCGCCTCCCCCGATCTCACCCTGCAGGTGCTGGGACGGCGGATCGAACTGGCCGGCGAAGTTTTTATTCCGGAAGCCGAGATCACCCCGCGCGAGCTTCCCGAGGGGGCGGTCCAGGTCTCGGAGGATGTCGTCATCGTTCGCGCTCCCTCTGGAGAGGAATCCGAGGCGGATTCCGCGCAGGGATGGGAGATCCATACCCGCGTGAGGATTCGTATGGGAGAAGAGGTCTCCTTCAACGGGTTCGGTCTGACCGGAAAGATCACCGGTGAACTGCTGGCGACCGACGCCCCCAATCGGCCGACCCTCGCGGAAGGAACGTTGCGAATCGTGGAAGGAAAATATCAGGCCTACGGCCAGAAGTTGGAAATCACCGAGGGACGGATTATATTTGCCGGCCCAACCGACAACCCCGGGCTCGACATCCGGGCGGTCCGAAAAGTGGAAGAGATCACCGCCGGCATTCATGTCAGCGGCACGCTGAAGCGCCCGCAGAGCACCCTCTTCTCCGACCCGCCGATGGACGAAGCGAATACCCTCTCCTATCTCCTCCTGGGACGCCCCCTCAACCAAGCTTCCGGGGAGGAAGGGGATCTGATGACAAAGGCGATCGCGGCCCTCGGCGTAAAGGGGGGAAACCTCCTCGCCAAGCGGATCGGCCGGACCCTCGGACTCGACGAGGTCCGTCTGGAGGGAGGAGAGACGATCGAGGAGACGACGCTGGTGATCGGGAGATATCTGTCGCCCCGGTTTTATGTCAGTTACGGAATCGGTCTCTTTGAAGCGGCCAATACCCTCTCTCTCCGTTACACGATCAACCGGAAGCTGACCCTTCGCGCCGAGAGCGGCGAAGAGAGCAGCCTCGACCTTCTCTATACGCGGGAGTACGAGTGACCCTCTGAAGCTCCCCGTCTTTAAACGTAAAACACCTTTCTTTAATCCGCTCCCGGCGCACTGTGATTCAAGTTACAGACGGGGAAAAACCAAACCGATTATTCTCATCCTCAACACCAGGGACCGATCGCTCTTTTTCTCGAGTGCTCGGCTCCTCTCTTCACACCCTTAAAGAAAGGAGAACCCCGATGATGAAACGCGCCTGTTCGTACGGAATGGTGATGCTGATGACGATCCTCCTCTTCTTCGGACAAAACGCCGAAGCAAAAAAGGTTCCCGGAGGCTTTCAAAAAGGGAAACCGGTCAAAGACAAAACCGCAACCGATCTCGACTGCAATGCCTGCGTCTCCGAGGACGAACTTGATTTCGACCTTACGAAAAAACCGGCCCACGTCGTGATCGTGGCAAAAAAAGGGGGAGACTACACCAGCGTGAGCGAGGCGCTGGCCGACATCGATCCTTCTGCCGACTATCCCTACTTGATTAAGGTGATGCCGGGAACCTACATCGACAATATTATGATGAAGAGCCACGTCCACCTGAAAGGGGCGGGCCGGGAGGTGACGACGATCCAATCGGCCGCTCCGGACCAGAGCGTGATCGTCCTGAATACCCTGACCAATGTGGCGATCTCCGGCCTGACGGTCACCGACGGTTTTTTCGGAATCTCCATTCTTGCCTCCTCGCCGACGATCTTGCACAATGCGATGACCGGAAATCAATTCGGCATGACCAGCCAAAACAACGCGTCGCCCATCATCGCCGGAAACATTATTGCGGACAATACGAACGAAGGAATCGACAATTTCAACAACGCCTCCCCGATGATTCAGGGAAATATCATCACCGGCAACGGCCGCGGGATTCTCAACTCCGTCGATACCGCCCCGACGATCGTCGGCAACATCATTCGCAACAATAACGGCGCCGGCGTTCGAAATGTTTCCTCCTCTCCCAACTTGAACGGCAACCTGATCACCGGGAACACCACCGAAGGGATCTCCAGCCAGGGAGGGTCCCCCACGATCATCGGCAACACCGTCTCGGGAAACGGCGGAAAAGGGATTACCAATGAAATCGGGGCGTCGGTGAATATCATCGGAAACACCGTCACCGACAATGGGGAGGAGGGGGTTTTCAACCTCTCGTCGTCGCCGATCATGATCACGCACAATCGGATCACCGGAAACGGCGCGGCCGAAGCGGACATCTTCGTTCATCCGATCAGCACACCGAACATCAGCTTCAATATTTACGACGACATCGACGGGAATACCGGCGTCGGGTCATTCAACGTCCAATCGGACGGGACGCCGGCGCCTGCGCCGTAGGAAGGATGATTGCCGGGGCGTATTGCAATACGCCCCGGCAAAAAACAACACGAATTTCTTGGACCTGTTCAACGCCCCCTCGGAATGACCCGTTTGAGAACCTTCCCCAGATTTTCAAGCTTGAACGGCTTGGCGATAAATTCGCTGAATCCGTATTTCATGAAAACGGCCGCCATCGGATCATTCGAATAGCCGCTGGAAACGATCGCCCTGACTTTCGGATCGATCTCGCGCAATGCAAGAATCGCCTCTTTTCCGCCCATCCCTCCCGGCACCGTCAAATCCATGATGACGGCATCGATCGGCGTCTCCGATTCGATCGCTTGCCGATAAAGCCGAATCGCTTCCGCTCCATCCTCGGCAAGGAGCGCCTCATAGCCGAGCCGGCGCAACATTTTGCCGAGAACGTCGCGGATGTTCTCCTCATCATCCATCACCAAAATCCTTCCCCGGCCGGTCAAGGATTCGACTTCAGCCGTCTCTTTTCCCTTTGGAAGAGCGGCCTTCGGGAATGCGGGGAGGTAGAGGGAGAAGGTGGCCCCTTTTCCCGGTTCGGAGTCGACGGTCATGTAGCCGTCATGTTTTTTGACAATCGAATAAGAGATCGACAACCCCAAGCCGCTTCCCTTCTGTTTGGTCGTAAAGTACGGATCGAATATCTTCGCAAGGTGACTCTTCGGAATGCCGATCCCGAAATCCCGGACGGAGATATGAACGTAGTTTCCTTCGTGGAGGGGAAGCCCCTTCACCTCGCCGGCCGTCTTGTTTGCGGCGCGGATTTCAAGGGTGCCTCCTTCCGGCATCGCCTGCTGCGCATTGAGAACCAGATTATGGATCACCTGGCCGATCTGCCCTTCGTCGATCTCGACCGGCCAAAGCCCCTCCTGGATTGAAAACGCACATCGAACATTGGACCCTCTCGTCACAAAATTGGATGCATCTCGGAGAAGATCGACGAGGGACGCGGTCTTTTTGACCGGGACGCCTCCCTTTGCGAAGGTCAATAACTGCTGGGCGAGATCTCTCGCCCGCATCGACGCTTTCTCCGCCTGCGCCAGCCGCTCGTAGGCCTCCGACCGTTCGTCGAGCGAGAGCATCGCGAGAGAAACATTCCCGAGGATGGCGGTCAGGATGTTGTTGAAATCATGCGCCACCCCCCCTGCAAGGAGGCCGACCGACTCCAGCGTGCTGGCCCGAAGGAGCTCTTCCTCCATCCTCTGGTTCTCCGTGACATCTCGAAAAACAAGGACCACTCCGATCACTTCCCCTTCCCGGTTTCGGATCGGCGCCCCGCTGTCGGCGATGGCATGCTCCTTCCCATCTTTTGCGATCAAAACGGTATGATTTGCAAGGGCGACGACATTCCCCGTGGCAAGGACTTTTTCCACCGGATTTTCGCAATGGGTCCGGCTTTTTTCATGAACGATTCGAAAGACCTCCGGCAACGGCCGGCCGATCGCCTCCGCTCGAAACCAGCCGCTGAGCTCCTCCGCGGTCCGGTTGATGAAGATCACGCGGCCCGTCACATCGGTGGCAATCACCCCGTCTCCGATGGAGCCAAGGGTCACCGCCAGACGCTCTTTCTCAGCCGCAAGGGCTTCTTCCGCCTGTTTTCGCTCGGTGATATCGCGAAGAAAGCCTTGAAACACGGCGGGACCTTCCAGCGGAATCCGCATGATCGTCAGCTCGACCGGAAACTCGCTTCCGTCGGCCCGCATGCCGGTCGTCTCGATCCGCTGATTTAAAACAGGCCCCGCTCCCGTCTCCAAATACCTCGCAAAAGCGTCCCGGTGGCGTTTTCTCAAATGCGGCGGGATGATCCGCTCGGCCAAGTTCTGCCCAAGAAGCTCCCCTCTTGAATAGCCGAACGTCCGCTCGGCGGCCGGGTTGAATTCGAGGATTCTCCCTTCGTGGTCGATGGTGATCATGCAATCGAGCGCCGACTCCATGATCGCCCGTTTTCTCGTCTCGCTTTCCCGAAGGGCCTTTTCCGATTCTTTCCGATCGATGAATTGCCCGATCTGGCTCCCGATGCTCGATAACATTTCCAAAAGCTCATCATCGGACCGTCTGACCCCGCAGCCGAAGAACTCCATGACCCCCGAGACCCCGTCGCCGCTTCGAATCGGAAAGGCCAGCGCCGAATGGAACCCCTCCTCTGCCGCCTGGACCATCCGGACGAAACCGGCTGCGGCGGTCACATCGGTCAACCAGATCGGCTCCTCCTCGGACCAAACACGCCCCGGGAGCCCTTCATCCGGCCAAAAAATCTTTTTACGACTGATCGCTTCAAATTCGGAAATACCGGCGGAGGGGGGACGCCAGGTCTCAATACAGGTCAAGACACGGACCTGATCATTCGTCTTCCAGAAAAAACCAAGATCCCAAGCGAGGCTTTCGCAAATGACCTGGAGAATTCTGGGAGCGGCCTCGGACAGCGTTCCGGATTCGGCCAGGATGCGGGTGATCGCATGTTCGGCGGAAAGATGGCTCTCCACCCGCTTCCGCTGGTTGATTTCAATCTGAAGATCGAGATTCATCGCATGCAACTGCGCCATGCGATCGATGACCCGTCGCTCCAAAGTTTCGTTCAGACGCTGGATATCGGACTCTGATTCCGACCGGGGAGGAAGGTCCCGAATGAGCGCAACGATCCGGCTCAGGGAGCGGCCGCCTTCCGGGACGGACGAGAAACGCGTCTCTCCTAAAAAAGTCTCCCCGCTCTTCGTCCGGTAGCGGATCACCTTTAAAGGGCCCGCCTTGCGGAAATCGGCCTCCGACGCACCGGTCTCCCCCTCCGAATAAAGAAAACGGAGGTGCTTGTTATTTAACTCATCGGGGGTATAGCCGAAAAGGGCCGTGAAGGCGGGATTGCAATCGAGAATCATCCATTCCGCATCGGCGACGATGACGGCGTCGTTGATGTGATCGAGGAGGGTCTTATCGCTCTGTTCCAAGGGCTCTCTACCCGATTGCCGCGGAGCGGCCTGATTCTTTCGATAGAGAAAAACAAAAAAAGGTGCAAATAGAAGAAGTAAAACCCCTGACAAAAAAATCATTGGGATCATCTCTGCTCCTACTAAACCGCTAAACGGCTGAGATCGATCAAATCCGCTGGAGCAAAATCTCTTTCAGGGCCGGTAAATACCGGTTTGGGGGTGACAATATGCGAATCCGCTTGGAAATCCAGCGGGTAACTCATTTTGTATAAAAACGGAAGACAAATCAACCGAAAAATCTCTGTCGGAAAAATTCCGACACGCATCGGCCCAATAACGTCCCTCCGGACGTTAGGCCCCGACCCGTTTGACCTCTGTCCGCCGGATCGGACCCGGCGCGTCGGAACGGCTTGGATCGAGCGCGTCCCGCAGCCCGTCTCCCAGAAAATTAAACGCCAGCATGGTAATAAAAATCGCAAGACTCGGAAATATAATGAGGTGGGGATAAAACTTAAGCGCCTTCCACCCCTCGTTCGCCAGCGTTCCCCAACTCGCCGCGGGCGGGGTCAGTCCCAGGCCGATGAAGCTGAGGGTCGATTCGGCCAGAATGGCCGAGGGAATTCGAAAGGTCAGCGTGACGATCAACACCCCCACCGTGTTCGGGAGAATGTGTCGGAGGAGAATCCGCGTATGGGTCGCCCCCATCGACCGGGCCGCTTCGATGTAGCTCAACTCCTTCAAGCGAAGGACCTCCCCGCGGATCAGGCGCGCCACGGTGATCCATCCGACTAGGCTCAGGGCCAAAAAGACGCCGACGATCCCCCGGCCGATCACCACGGTGATCAGGATAATCAGCAGCAGATCGGGAAGGGCATAAACGACATCGACCCCCCGCATCATTAAATTATCGATCTTTCCTCCGACATACCCGGAGATCGCGCCGTACAGCGTCCCGAGGACCAACGCCGAGAGGGCGGTGAGGAGGCTGACCGACATCGACACGCGGGTGCCGTAAATCAATCTTGAGAAAAGATCCCGTCCCAGCTCGTCGGTTCCCATCCAATGGGCGCGGCTCGGCGGGGAGAGACTCTCCGCCGTGTTCTGCAAATCGAACGGATAAGGGGCCACCGCATTTCCGAAGAGGGCGACGAAGAAGAGCAAGACGATCATCCCCAAGCTCGCCATCGCGAGCCGATCATGCTTGAATCGTTTCCAAAACGGATTCTCTTCCAAATGAAATCCTACGATAATTTCACGCGCGGGTCGATGAACGTATAAAAAATATCGACCAGAAGGTTCGCGACGACGATTAAGACGGCGTAGATGAGGGTCACCCCCATGATCAGCGGGTAATCCCGATTGGTCACGGCGGTGATGAAAAATTTTCCCATCCCCGGAACGGAGAAGATAAACTCGACGACAAACGACCCGGTCACCAGGGCCGCCGTCAGCGGACCTAAGATCGTCACCACCGGGGAGAGGGCGTTTTTCAAAATGTGCCGAAAGAGGATCACCCCCTCGGAGAGACCCTTCGACCGGGCGGTCCGAACGTAATCCTGTCGATTGGTTTCGAGGATGCTCGACCGGCTCAGCCGCGCGATGTAGGCCGCCGGCGCCAGTCCCAACGTGACGGCGGGAAGAACCGCATGGCGAAAGCCTTCCCAGAGGGCCGGAGGGAAAAGCTGATAACGGTGGGAGAGAAGATAAATCAGCAGCGCTCCCAGGACGAAGTTCGGCGTCGATATCCCCGCCGTGGCGAGAAACATGCTGAAGCGGTCCCAAAAGGAATGGGCGGTCACCGAGGAGATCATCCCGGCGATCAAGCCGAACAGAACGGCGATGCCGAGCGCCAGCAGACCCAACTGGATCGAAACGGGAAGGGTGTCGCCGATGACGTCGTTGACCGTCCGTCCAAGATATTTGTACGATGGACCGAGATCTCCCTGGATCAACCCCTTCATATAGAGAAGATATTGACGGAGGAGCGGCTGATCGAGATGGTACTTCGCCTCGACGTTCGCCTTGATCTCCGGTGGAAGCTTCTTCTCCCGGTCGAACGGCCCCCCCGGCACGACATGCATGATAAAAAAGGTGAGGGTCGCGACCACCCAGAGAACCGGGATCGCCCAGAGGATGCGGCGAAGAATGAAAGTCAGGATCATTCAGGTACCTTTGAAACGGATGATGCGGTGCATCTGAGTCTCAAGGCGACAGTGTATCCTTTCCGCCGACCGAAGTCTAGATTTGATGTAATCGGAGATCGATCTTTCCCAAGAGCGGCCTCGTCCGATTGAATATTTTTATTCCACCCGCTATGATGGATCGGGTCTATTCTACGTTCTGCTCTCCCCATCTGGAATTTGGAGGATGGGGGTAGACGTTGTCGAGCCGAATGGTGCAGACTAAAAGAAGCGATCAAGCCCGGCTTATTCTGTTCTGAGGAGCGGGGGCGGAGAGGACGGGAGAATCGACGTTGGAGGAGGATAAATGGATCTGAAAGAGCACGATCTCGATCAACTCTGCATCAATACGATCCGAATGTTGTCCGCCGATGCGGTGCAAAAGGCCAACTCCGGCCATCCCGGAGCCCCGATGGGGTTGGCCCCGTTAGGTTATCTCCTCTGGACGCAGTTTTTAAAACACAACCCGAAGAATCCGCATTGGCCCGATCGGGACCGTTTTGTTCTCTCGGCGGGACATGCCTCGATGCTCCTCTACAGCTTGCTTTACCTGACCGGCTACGATCTGTCGCTGGAGGAGATCAAGCGGTTTCGGCAGTGGGAGAGCAAGACCCCCGGCCATCCGGAGCAGGGCCATGTCCCTTCCGGCGTCGAAACCACAACCGGCCCGCTGGGGCAGGGATTTTCCAACGGGGTCGGGATGGCGATCGCCGAGCGCTTTCTGGCGGCGCACTTTAACCGTCCCGGCCATTCCATCGTCGATCATCACACCTATGTTATTGCCAGCGACGGCGACATGATGGAAGGGATCGCCTCGGAGGCGGCCTCGCTCGCCGGACATCTTCAACTCGGAAAGTTAATCTGCTTCTACGACGCCAATCAGATCACGATCGAAGGGAGCACCGACCTCGCCTTCCGTGAAGATGTCAAAAAGCGCTTCGAGGCGTACGGCTGGAACGTGATCGGCCCCCTGCCCGACGGGAACGATCTTGCGGCGATGTCGAAGGCGATTCAAGCGGCCCAGGCCGAGACCGAGCGTCCGTCTCTCATTATCGTCCGGACCCATATCGGTTACGGAAGTCCGAACAAACAAGACCGCGCCCAAGCACACGGCGAGCCGCTGGGGAAAGAAGAGGTCCGGCTGACGAAAGAACATCTCGGCTGGCCGACGGAGCCCGACTTCTATGTTCCCGAGCCCGCGCTCGCACATTATCGAAAAACAGCCGAGAAAGGAGCGCGGCTGGAATCCGAGTGGCAGCGCCGATTCGACGCCTACGCCGCCGCCGAGCCCGATCTGGCAAAGGAGTGGCAGCGCATGGTGAAAAGCGAGCGACCGGAGGGGTGGGACGCCGAGATCAAAAAATACCAGCCGAAGGGGGCGACGGCGACCCGGCGCGCCTTCGGAGACGTGCTCAACCTCACCGCCCCCCAGCTCTCAAACCTGATCGGCGGATCGGCCGACCTCGCCCCTTCGAATGATACCACCCAGAAAGGCTTGGGCGATTTTCTCGCGGGGCATTATGAGGGGCGCACCCTCCACTTCGGCGTCCGCGAGCATGCGATGGGAGGGGCCCTCAACGGAATGGCGCTCCATGGCGGCGTGATCCCGTATGGGGGAACCTTTCTGATCTTCTCCGATTACATGAAAGCCTCGATCCGTCTCGCGGCGCTGATGGAGCTGCCGGTAATCTATATCTTCACCCACGACAGCATCGGCCTGGGAGAAGACGGGCCGACCCATCAACCGATCGAGCAGTTGGCCGGCTTGAGGGCAATCCCGAATATGACCGTCATCCGTCCCGCCGACGCGGCGGAGACCGCCGCGGCATGGCGCTTGGCCGTCGCGCGGCGCAAAGGACCGGTCGCGTTGATCCTCACACGGCAGAAAATTCCCCTCATCGATCGAAGCCGGTCCGCCCCGGCCGATCAACTGGAGAAGGGGGGGTATGTCCTGAGCGAGACGGAAGGGCGCGCGCCGGAGATGATTTTGATCGCGACCGGCTCGGAGGTCCATCTGGCGGTGGAAGCGGCGCAGGCATTGGAGAAGGAGGGGGCCGCCGTCCGGGTGGTCAGCATGCCGAGTTGGGAACTCTTCGAGCGGCAACCGGTCGCCTATCGCACGGCGGTCCTCCCCCCGGAGGTCACGGTGCGGATCTCGATCGAGGCCGCTTCGACCTTCGGCTGGGAGCGTTACGTCGGAGGAAGCGGGGCCATGATCGGCTTGAACCGATTTGGCGCATCGGCTCCCGGCGAGGTGGTGATGCGGGAGCTGGGGTTTACCGTAGAAAATGTGCTGGCCCACGCCCGGCCGCTTCTCAACACCCCTTCCGGGGCCGGCGCGGGAAGGAGGAAAGGGTCATGAAGAAAAATCCGATGAAGGAATTACAGAAGCAGGGCCAGAGCCTCTGGCTCGACAATGTAAATCGCGCCTTGATCACCTCCGGAGCGCTGCAACGGCTGATCGATGAGGGGTTGACCGGGCTGACCTCCAACCCGACGATCTTCGAGAAGGCGATCGGAGAGAGCGCAGACTATGACGGGGACATCCGGCGGCTCGTCTCGGAAAGAAAGGAGGTCTCGGAAATCATCGATGCGCTGACGATCAAAGATATCCAGATGGCGGCCGATCTCTTTCGGCCGATTTATGAGAGAACGAACGGCGCGGACGGATTTGTTTCGATCGAGCTGAACCCGGCGCTCGCCCATCAGACCGAAGCAACGATCGCAGCGGCCAAAGCGCTCCACCCCCGGCTGGACCGGCCGAATGTGATGATCAAAGTCCCGGCCACCGAGGCTGGAATTCCGGCGATTGAAGCCCTGACGGCGGAGGGGATCTCGATCAACATCACCCTTCTCTTTTCGCTCGAGCGATACGTGCAGGTCGCAAGCGCCTACATCGCGGGGATCAAAAGCCGGCTCCAACAAGGCCGGCCGGTGGCATCGATCCGGTCGGTCGCCTCTGTTTTCGTCAGCCGGATCGATACCGCCGTCGATCGGCTTCTGGAAGCGCACATTCAGGAGGCCGGGATCGAGGCCGAGCGGACGGCGTTCAAGGCCCTCCTCGGCAAAGCCGGCATTGCCAACTCCAAGATGATCTATCAAAAGTTCAAAGAGATCTTTCAAGGTCCAGACTTTCTCGAACTCCAAAAGCAGGGTGTCTCTCTCCAACGCGTTTTGTGGGGCAGCACCGGAACCAAAAACCCAAATTACCCGGATCTGCTCTATGTTGAAGCGTTGATCGGACCGGAAACGATCAATACCGTTCCGCCCGCCACCCTGACCGCTTTTAAAGACCATGGAAAGGTTCGACCGAGTTTGGAAGAAAACCTCGGCGAAGCGCGCGAGACACTCCAGAAACTATCCACGATCGGGATTCATCTCCGACGAGTGACCCATGACATTCAGGAAGAAGGGGTGAAGTCGTTCTCGGAGTCATTTGAGAAATTGTTTGCCCGCCTTGCGGAGAAGCGGCGGAACATGCTCGCTAAAAAGATCGCCTGAAGGGTGTGGGGCATGGCGCACCTGGTGTGAGGATCTGAAATCAAAGAATTCCTCCAGCGCCGGCCCCACATACAACCCGCATACAAATAGAAGGAGCAACCGATGCAAATCGGATTTATCGGACTGGGACGCATGGGGGCCAACATGGTGCAACGACTCGCGGAGGGGGGACACGCCGTCGTCGGTTATGATCGAAGCCCGGACACCGTGCAGCAGATCACCCGCCACGGCGCGGTCGGGGCGACCTCCCTCGCCGATCTGACCGGAAAGCTGGAGCGGCCCCGCGCCGTT contains:
- a CDS encoding translocation/assembly module TamB, with translation MRYRWLWFIPLLLILFLGLGAVLLVATEPGARWLLAQAGRFVPGELEIEQVDGTLLGPLTLKGVAYVDETRRLSIGAARLAWRPAHLLSGELSIELLSIEWVDYEQDAEETPPPETGESALPSIDLPIRIVVSKATLDDITFTSDDQTVTIDHLALAGRMDEQGLRIESLRVEAPQFAVSLSGKVDPRGAYPFDLSADWSADLLPDASLQGKGEAKGTLEKFDLRHQLTAPFSIDTQGTVRLEEGTPVVDLTGSWSDVQWPLTEEAMVESNQGTYQFSGPMDDYRFRLQADLRGPQFPETLLEIEGTGSEKMANVREVAVRTLDGKINGKGEIAWAPEVRWALALDGSTLNPGARWPEWNGRITFHLNTEGKLTDAGPVGTFQLDALQGELRGYPVRAQADLKVDGETYEIEALELHSGSARLTAAGEMSGHWDLRWKIQAPDLAALLPDAGGRLAGSGRIRGPRSLPAISAEVRGERLRWAETKIKQLRLKGSVDLQDEMPSSIDIDVEGVEAAGETITRIEVEGKGLLSSHALQADARTRDQRVFLRMEGGVEGKQWKGALRRSALQDKAFGNWILDEPVQMILSADAADVETGCWHQEAARFCIAGAWQQEQGWRTEGRAEQIPLDLIKPWLPPETTLSSALDGEWRASQRDGRLQFKTKWIPQPGTLVYNVTEEETLRFPYQDGLFQAELNEKRLLAEARLTLTGHGGLQGVVTLSPFDLDADWREGRLDGTVKANLDRLEPITALIPNVTQSGGKLRINFALGGSPTDPQVTGEATLQGGTVRIAALGITLDPLRLEIRSRDPGTLLIDAEAGSGPGRINVNGTIAIDPDRGWPARLSIHGERFEAVDLPEVHLLASPDLTLQVLGRRIELAGEVFIPEAEITPRELPEGAVQVSEDVVIVRAPSGEESEADSAQGWEIHTRVRIRMGEEVSFNGFGLTGKITGELLATDAPNRPTLAEGTLRIVEGKYQAYGQKLEITEGRIIFAGPTDNPGLDIRAVRKVEEITAGIHVSGTLKRPQSTLFSDPPMDEANTLSYLLLGRPLNQASGEEGDLMTKAIAALGVKGGNLLAKRIGRTLGLDEVRLEGGETIEETTLVIGRYLSPRFYVSYGIGLFEAANTLSLRYTINRKLTLRAESGEESSLDLLYTREYE
- a CDS encoding pectinesterase family protein, coding for MMKRACSYGMVMLMTILLFFGQNAEAKKVPGGFQKGKPVKDKTATDLDCNACVSEDELDFDLTKKPAHVVIVAKKGGDYTSVSEALADIDPSADYPYLIKVMPGTYIDNIMMKSHVHLKGAGREVTTIQSAAPDQSVIVLNTLTNVAISGLTVTDGFFGISILASSPTILHNAMTGNQFGMTSQNNASPIIAGNIIADNTNEGIDNFNNASPMIQGNIITGNGRGILNSVDTAPTIVGNIIRNNNGAGVRNVSSSPNLNGNLITGNTTEGISSQGGSPTIIGNTVSGNGGKGITNEIGASVNIIGNTVTDNGEEGVFNLSSSPIMITHNRITGNGAAEADIFVHPISTPNISFNIYDDIDGNTGVGSFNVQSDGTPAPAP